The proteins below are encoded in one region of Acidithiobacillus ferrooxidans ATCC 23270:
- a CDS encoding winged helix-turn-helix transcriptional regulator produces MHTVHVLRAAMLAQTRAPLPIRTESPQGPRILLLVNARTNGKTIVSVEMALERTGGRVMRVTERAEAEQLVRRWDPEVMVLLGWSTTTGDWLRHLQFASRQGELPFLVVGNSAGEDREETNAVAALEVGAQAYIPAGMGLGILTAQVCGLLKKLRTQAPAPRLVQEENLCIDLVSLRVWILGQEIHLPRRLFYLLYYFATHPDEVVSNEQIADILWGGKGTYLAPNTLVVKIYRLRKILESAGAKGWLETVHSFGYRFSPPKNG; encoded by the coding sequence GTGCATACAGTACATGTGCTACGTGCGGCGATGCTGGCGCAGACGCGCGCGCCCCTGCCGATCCGGACCGAATCACCGCAAGGCCCACGAATCCTTTTGCTGGTGAATGCACGGACCAACGGTAAAACGATCGTCTCCGTCGAAATGGCCCTGGAACGCACCGGCGGCAGGGTAATGCGGGTCACCGAGCGTGCCGAAGCCGAGCAGTTGGTGCGCCGCTGGGATCCTGAAGTAATGGTCCTGCTCGGGTGGTCTACCACGACGGGCGACTGGCTGCGGCATCTGCAATTCGCATCGCGTCAGGGCGAATTGCCCTTCCTGGTGGTCGGCAATAGTGCGGGAGAAGACCGCGAGGAAACAAACGCCGTAGCGGCTCTGGAAGTAGGTGCACAGGCATATATCCCTGCTGGTATGGGGCTGGGAATCTTAACCGCCCAGGTATGCGGTCTCCTCAAAAAGCTGCGCACACAAGCACCTGCCCCCCGATTGGTTCAAGAGGAAAACCTCTGCATCGATCTGGTATCACTGCGTGTCTGGATATTGGGACAGGAAATTCATCTACCGCGACGGCTTTTCTATCTGCTGTACTATTTCGCCACCCATCCGGACGAGGTCGTTTCCAACGAGCAGATCGCCGATATCCTGTGGGGGGGCAAGGGCACCTATCTCGCTCCCAATACCCTCGTGGTCAAGATTTATCGTTTACGCAAAATTCTGGAAAGTGCCGGCGCCAAAGGCTGGCTGGAAACAGTGCACAGTTTCGGATACCGCTTTTCACCACCAAAGAATGGGTGA
- a CDS encoding TonB-dependent receptor produces MKHQYRYHPLFSALIAAGLCGMSGMALATGVTAPTTSSSISVGEVSSTTGALNTLAHLPTKKQVFNSTQSVKVINRRQMATAGPAGGAAQALAVAPGINVVTDGPSGAPRSSISINGMKTGWGNIAGNANDGTVMVTFDGVPMVDPAYGVWQGSELPQMSMIKGITATYGPGYPLNRWYNNIGGSVNFSPLQPTRKAGASIGMYYGSFDSKGIHFNVRTGEHDGWSGIIAGGVGSSGNYLNGYGFNNPGNNYAYYGKVRKSFRGGHISFGGYVARSVAYRPLPIPVTANPNVTIYGVDPNTGAVNPGPIYSQQTTGFYTTLPYSVYWKEAFVKTYLIYSRFEQHLTPSMVIHNLLWYRYGDRVHLHYNNTGNAANVLNQYYNASDHTYGDKLYLTVNAPYNNISLGGYFLNSKYNSLLYFYNQNQIATYDSLSPNAGNNVIINGSPVYNSPSLPSAFHSSYLYMTDLAAFVQDVIHPIHGLRITPGIRVVQFQTNFVNNSAAQFPTSVANLIGHNGDYQPNSSTNFTEFEPSIGVNYKVTPNVALYGNYATGYKAPAGATGTYAHELTSTLQPQKSTQYQIGVKAYVKSYGLLHHAVFNANYYHLNDTNEIIPIPVVNHLYSRFASGSSVFSGVNLSMDDNPLYNLYLFSNVSFEKATYSNYTTGHGVSYAGLPISNVPAQTANIGAYYQIYNSGILYEPRVWWQYTGVQNIYNNNTGAPTSQKLPSFGIFNASLRVKVSKRYLFAGMHDASVNVTVLNLLNKQYNNYEYISGGGYYGVAGQILGEPGMPRAVYLSVNASF; encoded by the coding sequence GTGAAACATCAATATCGTTATCATCCTTTATTTAGTGCATTGATTGCTGCTGGTTTGTGTGGGATGTCCGGCATGGCGCTCGCTACCGGTGTAACCGCTCCCACCACCTCGTCCAGTATTAGTGTCGGAGAAGTATCCTCTACCACCGGCGCTTTAAACACGCTGGCTCATCTCCCCACCAAAAAACAGGTGTTCAATTCCACCCAGTCGGTAAAAGTCATCAATAGGCGTCAGATGGCTACCGCAGGACCTGCGGGTGGGGCGGCACAAGCGCTCGCCGTGGCACCGGGCATCAATGTCGTCACCGATGGCCCCAGTGGCGCGCCGCGCTCATCGATCAGCATCAACGGCATGAAGACCGGCTGGGGCAACATCGCAGGCAATGCGAATGATGGCACGGTCATGGTCACTTTTGACGGCGTACCCATGGTCGATCCGGCTTACGGCGTCTGGCAGGGCTCAGAGCTGCCCCAGATGTCCATGATCAAGGGCATTACCGCAACCTACGGCCCGGGCTATCCACTGAATCGCTGGTACAACAATATTGGCGGCTCCGTTAATTTTTCGCCGCTGCAACCGACCAGGAAGGCCGGGGCATCCATAGGCATGTACTATGGGAGTTTTGATTCCAAAGGTATCCACTTCAATGTTCGCACCGGCGAACACGATGGCTGGTCAGGGATCATTGCGGGTGGGGTAGGCAGCAGCGGAAACTATTTGAACGGGTATGGGTTCAACAATCCCGGCAATAATTATGCCTATTATGGAAAAGTCCGGAAAAGCTTTCGTGGCGGCCACATAAGTTTTGGTGGCTACGTTGCACGTTCTGTGGCCTACAGACCATTGCCAATCCCGGTAACCGCCAATCCCAATGTCACGATCTACGGGGTCGACCCGAATACCGGAGCCGTGAATCCCGGGCCCATCTACAGTCAACAAACTACGGGGTTTTATACCACCCTCCCGTATTCCGTTTACTGGAAGGAAGCTTTTGTAAAGACCTACCTCATTTATTCTCGCTTCGAACAACATCTTACACCCAGCATGGTGATCCATAACCTGTTATGGTATCGCTATGGCGACCGCGTGCATCTGCACTACAACAATACCGGCAATGCTGCCAACGTGCTGAATCAGTATTATAACGCCTCCGACCATACCTACGGGGACAAGCTTTATCTGACCGTAAACGCACCATACAACAATATTTCGCTCGGCGGGTATTTCCTGAACTCGAAATACAACTCCCTGTTGTATTTCTATAATCAGAACCAGATTGCGACTTATGATTCGCTCAGCCCCAATGCCGGAAATAACGTAATCATCAATGGTTCTCCGGTATACAACAGCCCATCCTTGCCGAGCGCATTCCATAGTTCGTATCTCTACATGACCGACCTTGCGGCCTTTGTCCAAGACGTCATCCACCCTATCCATGGTCTGCGCATTACCCCCGGTATCCGCGTGGTTCAGTTTCAAACCAACTTTGTGAACAACTCTGCTGCCCAATTCCCCACGAGTGTGGCTAACCTGATCGGTCACAACGGCGATTATCAACCGAACTCATCGACGAATTTCACCGAGTTCGAGCCGTCCATCGGCGTCAACTATAAGGTGACGCCCAATGTTGCACTATATGGAAACTACGCCACCGGCTACAAGGCACCGGCCGGCGCTACCGGGACGTATGCTCATGAATTGACATCCACGTTACAGCCGCAAAAGTCGACACAGTACCAGATTGGGGTAAAGGCGTATGTCAAAAGTTATGGACTGCTGCATCACGCAGTCTTCAATGCCAATTACTACCATCTGAATGATACCAATGAAATCATTCCCATCCCGGTTGTCAACCATCTTTACTCGCGCTTCGCATCTGGTTCGTCGGTATTCAGCGGTGTCAATCTGTCGATGGACGACAATCCGCTCTACAATCTATACCTGTTCTCCAACGTGAGTTTCGAGAAGGCCACTTACTCAAACTACACCACAGGTCATGGCGTATCCTACGCTGGCCTGCCTATTTCTAATGTGCCGGCGCAAACCGCCAACATCGGCGCCTACTATCAGATTTATAATTCGGGCATCCTTTATGAGCCAAGAGTCTGGTGGCAGTATACCGGTGTCCAGAACATCTACAACAACAACACCGGAGCCCCCACAAGTCAGAAGTTGCCCAGTTTTGGGATATTCAATGCCTCGCTGCGGGTCAAGGTATCCAAAAGATATCTGTTTGCCGGGATGCATGATGCCTCGGTTAATGTAACGGTCCTTAATCTTCTGAACAAGCAATACAACAATTACGAGTATATTTCGGGTGGCGGCTATTATGGCGTGGCCGGCCAGATACTTGGGGAACCAGGTATGCCACGCGCAGTTTATCTTAGTGTAAACGCCTCATTCTAG
- a CDS encoding TonB-dependent receptor domain-containing protein, whose protein sequence is MNKRNRMNPLLFAMCTAGFCTWNTITAAYGANSGSQSTSVGEVNASASALSESAKALASTDGKLTRKKIFKSTQSQAVVGKREIQGVGPAAGAAQALSLAPGIAVRGYGGISSTARYEIAVRGVKVGWSSVNGDVERNGLTVLFDGIPMNNLISHNGGWDSNEIPILQMIHGINVTYGPGNPAGRWFDSVGGTINFVPLQPSVKPSAEIGTTFGSNGTLGYNFDLKTGMYDGWSAILAGGYTKNNTFRTGTFNAPSQSLAYFGKAVKTFRSGTFSLGGYVDSSREFRPNFIPVTPIQGITTQGLNANAPLYSQQTSGFYASLPESIWFKQLKVQGYMLYSKLNLRLSRDVTLHEMAWYRHGHRVHYRITNFVPGSSVNSEYYNPSSDTYGDKLYFDWRLPMNLVKAGGSWIHQQYTTPYAGYNTLLGTSPSFPIQYNSDVLYNNYLTGFVQDTFTPFSGFKITPGIAAVQYQTQMYNNGAQAFPNLPAGAQNQTLINSASDTISRLEPSIGVRFAPVKWGSVYAHYGRSYQNPTDNNYGAYNGNGGTIDL, encoded by the coding sequence ATGAATAAGCGGAATCGTATGAACCCGTTATTGTTCGCAATGTGCACCGCAGGGTTTTGCACCTGGAATACCATAACAGCAGCTTATGGTGCCAATTCAGGCAGCCAATCCACCAGTGTCGGCGAGGTAAACGCTTCGGCCAGCGCACTTTCTGAATCTGCCAAGGCGCTGGCCAGCACTGACGGCAAGCTGACCAGGAAGAAAATCTTCAAATCCACCCAATCCCAGGCGGTTGTCGGGAAGCGTGAAATTCAGGGTGTAGGTCCCGCCGCAGGGGCGGCCCAGGCACTCTCTCTGGCACCCGGCATCGCCGTTCGTGGTTATGGCGGCATCTCCTCGACCGCGCGCTATGAAATCGCGGTGCGCGGCGTAAAGGTAGGCTGGTCATCCGTGAATGGCGACGTCGAACGCAATGGCTTGACGGTGCTGTTTGACGGAATCCCCATGAACAACCTGATTTCACATAACGGCGGCTGGGATTCCAACGAAATCCCCATTCTCCAGATGATCCATGGCATCAACGTGACCTACGGCCCCGGAAATCCCGCCGGCCGGTGGTTCGACAGCGTCGGTGGCACCATCAACTTTGTGCCGCTGCAGCCATCCGTAAAACCGAGCGCCGAGATAGGTACCACCTTTGGCAGTAACGGCACCCTCGGCTACAACTTCGATCTCAAAACGGGAATGTACGATGGCTGGTCCGCGATCCTGGCCGGAGGTTATACGAAAAACAATACGTTCCGCACAGGTACGTTCAATGCGCCGTCCCAGTCTCTCGCCTATTTTGGCAAGGCGGTGAAGACCTTCCGGAGTGGCACCTTCAGCCTTGGCGGCTATGTCGACAGTTCGCGCGAGTTCAGGCCCAATTTCATACCGGTTACCCCGATACAGGGCATCACCACCCAGGGCCTGAACGCCAATGCGCCTTTGTATAGCCAACAGACCAGCGGGTTTTACGCATCACTGCCTGAGTCCATCTGGTTTAAGCAATTGAAAGTGCAAGGCTACATGCTGTACTCCAAGCTGAACCTCCGCCTCAGCAGGGACGTCACGCTGCACGAAATGGCCTGGTATCGCCATGGCCACCGGGTGCATTACCGCATCACCAACTTTGTACCAGGAAGCAGCGTAAATTCCGAGTATTACAACCCGAGCTCGGATACTTATGGGGACAAGCTGTATTTCGACTGGCGCCTGCCTATGAACCTCGTGAAGGCCGGAGGGTCATGGATTCATCAGCAATACACCACACCTTATGCGGGATACAATACGCTTCTGGGCACCAGTCCCTCCTTCCCCATTCAGTACAATAGTGACGTTCTGTATAACAACTATCTGACAGGCTTCGTTCAGGACACGTTCACTCCGTTCTCCGGCTTCAAGATTACTCCGGGCATTGCTGCGGTCCAGTACCAGACCCAGATGTACAATAATGGGGCCCAGGCATTCCCCAACCTTCCGGCGGGCGCGCAGAATCAGACGCTCATTAATAGCGCTTCGGATACCATATCCCGCTTGGAACCTTCCATCGGGGTCCGCTTTGCACCGGTCAAATGGGGTTCGGTATATGCGCACTATGGCCGTTCTTATCAGAATCCTACGGATAACAACTACGGGGCCTACAATGGTAACGGCGGCACCATAGATCTGTAA
- the tnpB gene encoding IS66 family insertion sequence element accessory protein TnpB (TnpB, as the term is used for proteins encoded by IS66 family insertion elements, is considered an accessory protein, since TnpC, encoded by a neighboring gene, is a DDE family transposase.), with translation MWLNSSSRIWLAAAPVDMRLGFDGLAAKVQGVLAADPFCGHAFVFRNRRGDRLKLLLWDGLGFWLVYRRLDQGRLHWPRADAGALELSAAQWAMLVEGRPWTPLPTLEKCTPKLL, from the coding sequence ATGTGGCTAAATTCGAGCAGCCGGATCTGGCTCGCGGCAGCGCCCGTGGATATGCGCTTGGGCTTTGATGGCCTGGCGGCTAAGGTGCAGGGGGTATTGGCTGCCGATCCTTTTTGCGGTCATGCTTTTGTCTTTCGCAACCGCCGGGGGGATCGTCTGAAATTGTTACTGTGGGATGGACTGGGTTTCTGGCTGGTGTATCGCCGTCTGGATCAGGGACGACTCCATTGGCCCCGCGCCGATGCCGGTGCCCTGGAACTCTCCGCTGCGCAGTGGGCGATGCTGGTAGAGGGGCGCCCGTGGACGCCGTTACCGACCTTGGAAAAATGCACACCAAAACTGCTGTAA
- the tnpA gene encoding IS66 family insertion sequence element accessory protein TnpA, with amino-acid sequence MKKEEKVAYWRQQVEGFQASGQSVKNYCAQAGIAVATLHYWRKRFADSAQTPLLSAVPEGFLPVTLAAPVRTPVSPVEIHLLSGRSLKLAAAVDTSWLQTLVQILERPCG; translated from the coding sequence ATGAAGAAAGAAGAGAAAGTAGCTTATTGGCGGCAGCAGGTAGAGGGATTTCAGGCGAGCGGACAGTCGGTCAAGAATTATTGTGCGCAGGCGGGGATCGCCGTAGCCACGCTGCATTACTGGCGCAAGCGCTTTGCCGATTCTGCACAAACGCCGTTGCTGTCCGCCGTGCCCGAAGGGTTTTTGCCGGTAACTCTGGCTGCGCCGGTCAGGACGCCTGTTTCACCGGTAGAAATTCACCTGTTATCCGGTCGTAGCCTGAAGCTTGCGGCGGCGGTAGATACCAGCTGGCTCCAGACCTTGGTGCAGATTCTGGAAAGACCATGTGGCTAA